The window ccaacaatcaaatgaccccctgagcaagcactttggcaacattgggaaggaaaaactccgttttaacaggaagaaacctccgacagaaccataGAGgtgcggccatctgctgtgaccagttggggagagagaaggaagacaggataaaagacatgctgtggaagagagccagagattaataacaattaatgattcaatgcagagaggtctattaacacatagttaGTGAGAAAGgtaactgaagaagaaatactcaatgcatcatgggaatccccagcagcctacacctattgcagcataactaagagagGATTCAGGACCACCCGATCCAGCCCTGACTATatactttagcaaaaaggaaagttttaagcttaatcttaaaagtagagatagtgtctgtctcccgaatccaaactgaaaGCTGGTTCAACAGAGgaaggggcctgaaaactgaaggctcctattctacttttaaatactctaggaaccacaagtaagcttGCAGTCCGatagcaaagtgctctaatgggctgatatggtactataaggtcattaagataagatggggcctgattatttaagaccttgtatgtgaggagcaggattttgaattcaattctggatttaacaggaagccaatgaagggaagccaatacaggagacgtatgctctctctttctagtccctgtcagtactcttgctgcagcattttggattaactgaaggcatttcagggagtttttaggacttactgataataaaaaataagagtagtccagcctaggagtaataaatgcatgaactagtttttctgcatcactctgagacaggatatttctaattttagacaTATTGCGCAAATAGAAGTAATTTCATTATGTGACGTCTGCTTCTATGTAACACTACTCCCTTGTATTGACAGCGTATGATATTCTTTTCACAGTACCTTGAGTCAGTTCGACCTCTGCTGGACAATGAGCAGTACAATAAAATGGAGCTTTTGGCCAGtgattttaaagaaaacaaagcagcccAACTGCAGAGATGCCTAATCTTAAAATCATGGTGGGCAACAAATTATGTAAGTAGTGTTTTCTGTCTAACATGCTACTGAAATTGTCTTGAATTGTAATGTTAGACAATAAAAACCTGTAATTTTCTCCAGGTAAGTGACTGGTGGGAGGAGTACATTTACCTCAGGGGCAGGAGTCCTATCATGGTCAACAGTAACTTCTATATAATGGTATGTAAAACTGTCAGTACATCAGttgagtgttttttctgttagtAGTTAGTAGTAATGAggtaataatttattttaaataatttaataatgtaATCCttaacttttaaaatttttaaatgtgtctgtttttatatgtttgttctctgttgtgtgttgtcactttgttgtgtttggtcACTCCATTTATTGTGTGAAGGACCTCTTGTACGTGACCCCAACACATCGTCAGGCTGCAAGGGCAGGAAATGTGGTacatgccatgttgcaatacagACGCAAACTGGAACGTGGTGAACTTGCACCGGTATAGCTTGCCATTACAATTACTCTGTTCTCTCGTTTTTTTGCAAGGTTAAACTCTGTGTTGACTTCTATTTAACTTTTTCTGCTCAGCTGAGGGCTTTGGGGACTGTTCCTATGTGTTCTACTCAGATGGAGAGGATGTTTAACACCACTCGCATCCCTGGCATTGAAACAGGTGAGCAACTGTTTAGATCTGTACTGTTTGAGTGCTCAATCATCACTGAGTCATAGATAAGATACTTCCCATTGTCCAGTATGCAGCACTAGTGGGTACATCTCTATAAATGGTTTCACAGCAAATAGGTTCCATCACTCTGTAAAGCTACTGGGACATATCTTTGATGCTGTGCTTTCAGTAAGTCACTGTGTGTAACTTAAATTAAATCTAATCTTTTACTGGTTTAACAATCTTTACAGATTTTGTGCAGCACCTGACTGATCGGAAACACCTGGTTGTCTTCCACAAGGGTCGGTTCTTCCAGGTGTGGCTTTACACTGGAGGGCGTCACCTTTTGCCCAGTGAACTTGAAACACAGTTTCAAAGGATTCTCAATGATACATCAGAACCTCAACCAGGAGAACTCAAACTAGCTGCCCTGACAGCAGGATACAGGTatatacaaacaaaaaacaccttaAAAAAGTAGGTAAGCAGGTTAAATGTTCAAACACTTTCAGCAGAAAAGGGAAATGGTCTCACTCTCATCCTTAGGGTTCCATGGGCTCAGGCTCGGATAAAATATTTTAGCCAGGGTATAAACAAAGTATCCCTGGATGCAATCGAGTCAGCTGCCTTCTTCCTGACACTGGATGATGAGCCGCAGGGTTACGATCCTGCAAAGAGCAACTCACTTGATAGCTACGCCAAGTCCCTGCTGCATGGAAAATGTTATGACAGGTAGGCAAAGAAGGCCAAGCCTTTTATTGACTTTGACTAAATTGATTTCCTAAAagaagttgggtttttttttcttgcaggtGGTTTGACAAATCTTTTACATTGATCTCTTATCCAAATGGAAAAATGGGTGTAAATGTTGAACATTCTTGGGCTGATGCACCAATTGTAGGACACATGTGGGAGGTAGGAAAAGTGTTCTGAATAAATCCTAAAATAATGATTCAAAGAATGCAAATTTTCTTcagctgcatttttttctttttagtataTTCTAGCAACAGACTGCTTCCATCTTGGATACACTGAGGAGGGACACTGTAAAGGGGATGTGAACAAAAACCTGCCTCATCCCACTCGACTACAATGGCAGATTCCAAATGAGGTATAgcaaaaattgtatttatttcttataGCCAgtattgtttttagttttttcttttaatttaatggAGTCTTTGGTGTTTTAGATCTGTACACAAACTAATTAGGATATTCTTTTACCCTCTCTAAGTGCCAAAATGTCATTGAAACATCATACCTCTCAGCCAAGCAGATAGCTGATGATGTGGACTTCCATGGCTATCTGTTTGCTGAGTTTGGGAAAGGCCTGATCAAGAAGTGCAGGACAAGCCCTGATGCCTTTATTCAGCTGGCCTTGCAGCTGGCCCAGTTTAGGGTAGGCCTGCCATACTTCATATAATCACTGACATTTCTTTAAATGCATCTACAACCATCAACTAATAGATAACTCTTTGCTTTATAGGACCAGCGTGTGTTCTGTCTGACGTACGAGTCATCGATGACTCGTATGTTCAGAGATGGGCGGACAGAGACAGTGCGCTCCTGCACGTCTGAGGCGGTTGCATTCGTCAGAGCCATGGAGGACGCTGGTACGACGGTAGGCAAAACAAACAACCATGtccacaacaaataaaaaggTCATGACATCATTTAGCTGCTCGACAGGTGTGTATAAAGAGAATCACAGGTCAAAGGCGTTTTAATGGAGaggtttttaataaaaatatacaacaactTTGGACTTAATGTGGTTTATAATGTTTATCTTGTAGTCACAGGACGTTCATGTACTCAGTTTTAGATTTTCTGATGGGTCACATTGTTAAAGAACATGTTGTTCTACTAAGAACATGGTGACCAAGACCTAGAGGTAATGTGTGTCAGTGCCCTGGACTTTAAGCTCTTCGATGTTCTGACAGGGTCAAACTGGTACTTTCCTTCATTGATAAAGAAatctaaaaattattttaatgcagtttttattcatttatttgggAATGTTTAAAATTACATTGCCTGTTGTTTATGTTGTCAGAATGCCCAGAGACTTGCCCTGTTTCGGAAAGCAGCAGAAAAGCACCAAAACATGTATCGTCTGGCCATGACTGGTTCTGGGATCGATCGTCACCTTTTCTGTCTCTATATAGTATCTAAATACCTTGGTGTTGACTCACCATTTCTTACAAAGGTTAGCACTATTATCTatcatgtgtttttaaaatgtatttttgttttataacgCTCTTTTCTAAACTAAATTCACTGTCTTTGCTTAATGCTTAAAGGTCCTTTTGGAGCCCTGGAAGTTGTCCACCAGCCAGACTCCACAGCAGCAGCTCAATTTAGTTGACATCAACAAGTTCCCGAAATATGTGGGTGGTGGGGGTGGATTTGGCCCTGTGAGTTAATCTGATGCAATATGAACATGTGCAAAAAGTTACAGTCATAGCTTTCTTACCTGCTGGCCTGATCAAGGAGGGCTATGTGAAATGTAACAGCGTCTCTTTGTTATCTTTTTTAGGTAGCTGACGATGGTTACGGTGTGTCTTATATCATTGTTGGGGAAAACCTCATCACATTCCACATCTCGAGCAAGTTCTCCAGTCCTGACACAGTAAGACAGAAAAAAGAGCACTGCATACTATAGATCCAACTCTTCCTGTTTTTATCTCTCGCTCTGATTGCTCCCTctctgtctgacctgcaggacTCATATCGGTTTGGTCAGCATATTCGAAAGGCCATGCTTGACATCCAAGCTCTTTTCAAGCCTCAAAATGATAAGACAGCACAGAATGCAAAGTATGTCCATCTGGAAAATGGGAAAAAGCACATATAACAGAGAGTGTGGGTGGGTATGTTAGATTTGGAGCACATACAACCTGTGACTCAGTCTTCAttcataaaagcaaaacaaggcTCTGGTGACAGGTTGGGCTGCTGTGGTGAGTCACGGCACAGGAGCTTGGCATTCCTCTcagacaaaaacaatatttattacACATCTATGTTTTTCCTGTTTATATTCGGGGATaaacaaatgtatttctttttacacaATAGTTCCTCACATACACATACCACCCTCACTGTATATAAATCCAATGTAATGTAAATAAAGCTACaatatgtatttattcatgATCTTATGAAAGCTGTAAATATATCTGCCAAGAGAATGTGTTCCTGTATTTGCAGATCTAAATTATTTGTTACGTGCCGGTATTTAAGAACTTGCTGTTGATTTTAAGGCGGCTGTCATTAgtgattaaaaatataacacacTAAATGCAACTAATGCATAACTAGTGCAGTCATCATCAGTGATTTCTGTGGCACTGCTGTGGAAGATTGGAAAATTCAGTTTGAAATGATTACATcagctgtgtgtatgtatagATAGACAGATACAGTGTAGGAACTGAAAGAGGCATGACAGAGCAGCAATGCACTGACAGGTCTTAGTGAGAGCTGGGGGAAATTTGCCGTCAAAATTAGGAGCTTGTGTTCAGGAGAGTGAATTGTCTCCTTAAACTCTTGTGCAAGCGTTGCTCCATGAATACAAATCAATAGAAAATAATTCATCATACTGGTAAATTTGTGGATGAcatacagtattgtgcaaaagtcttgaaccaaccctaatttctttatatttggcTTCCAAGGACCCAGGTGTATTTGTAATTATTTAAAGTAGTCTTGAGCTCCGAAAGCTTTCTGAAGATCATTCAAAGTTTTTCTgtggacactggctgctttttcactatGTTTCTGTACAGACTAGTccttgttttggggggggggggggggggtttggttTGTTGAGCAACATAAAACTGACGTATGattcattcaagcataaaaagacGCCTAAGTCGCAccatgaaccagtgttgtgtaaACATACAACAGAAAAGTTAGCAAAGAGCTAATATTAAATCATATTAAAGCATTTTGTTACTAACATTTTGTTGCAAAAACATGCAATTTGTTCCCATTACTGTATGTAAATCTACAAAAATTGCCCAagaaaacacagtttgacagaaataaagtataaaaacgATCCAAAGCAGATAAAGAGTATCTGAAATTCACGTCTTTATTGTATAAAAGAATTGGCGGGCAGGCACTACCACTCATGAATTGGTCTCCCCAGTGTCCAGATCTcagcattattgaagcagtgtaggAACAGAATGCAGtcaacatctaaagaagagctttgaatgtcattTACGAAGCCTGGAAaagtattcctgaagactacttaaagaaattacaacaaACTTTAAGAGAGTTCatgctgtgttgaagaataaaagtgATCAAACCAAATGTTAACCTTCAAACTTGTTACAATTGTATAAACTCTATTTCGGTCTCATTTACTGTATTCAGATTAATTCTTGAACGTTTCAATAACACACTGCAGCTATTTCACAATTTCTatgcaaaatatgaagaaatgaattgtgactcaagacttttgcagtTTTGTATTCCTATTCATTACAGAATAAAATGAGTACTTGAGCTTTTAAATACATTAacaacagacacagaaaaacttttttttttattagagaaGTTTATTTTAAGAGGTGGCAAGGGGGATTTTGACATGTTCCTGAAGTTTTACAGAGAGCTTCCTGATTCATCCCTGCTATCTGACCTTTGACCAGCTGGAAGCTTCATTACTGTAACTCAGCGTTCTTGCCGTACATATTCTGGCAATGAtgagggacaaaaaaaaaaaaaagatcctgtATTTTGTATTATGTTAAACATGACATAATGAGAATGCAGATGGTTTACAGTTCATCTCCTGAGGGTTCTGCAGATTTTAATGTATCTAAGACCACACGATGATTTATAACTTAATAAGAAACCACTTTAGAGAAGTATCTGTTTTTTATAAAACTTTAGTTCAATATTGTAACTACACTGTAACTACATGGCCAATTTGATTTAGTTTATCCACACAAGTGAGACTAAATTTCAAATAGATGATGGTTTATTAGTTTATGCAGGGACAATACAAAAagtcaaagtaataaaaaacaaGCCATTCTGGTCGCACTTATTTTCATCAAGGCATCAGTTACAACAATGAACTAAAACTAGGCTGTATAACTGTACAACAAAGTAAatgaacaataaacaaaaacgCCACCATGGTTTGATGAGAGAAGTTTTAAGAGAGCCAAAGAGGCAACCGACTCCAGACTTCCTAATGATTCAAAATGAATCAGCAGTATCAGATTATCTCCTATCAGAAGCTGCCTGCCAGTCAAGCACACTGAACATAACAGAATACAATAGACAACAAAAGCAAGTGGATTTTAAGAATGCTCTATTTCTTACCAATTTTTATCGCGGGGATACTGCAGGTTGAGTCCACTGGGTAGTGATGTGCCCCCACGGGGCCACTGTGTGGAGCTGTTTTCATGTTGATGGCACGCCAACCCAGTCTTTTCTGTGTACATACTATTTGTGTATATATTTCAACACTCTAGGATGGTTCTGTAGTTTATGTGTCTAAAATCACTCAGAGCTTTTGGGGTCCGGTCTGTGATGCAACAGAGGAGGTTTAAGAAGTTGCACCAGGTGTTGGGTTGACATTCTGTGTGGCTGCCTGTGGTGCCACCTCTATGATTCGTGGTTTGTCAATGATGCGAGCAGTGCGGTTTCCTTTCTCTACAATCCCGATGATCCATGCTTGATGACCTTCTCCGTATTTTGGGGATTTGATCTCGGCACAGAAGCGGGCAGCTTGTTCTCGAGGTAAACAAATAAGCAGGCCTCCTAGAAATGAAAGGAGATGTTGTCAGACAAGTGACTTAAATGAAGATTTAAGTCTAATTAAATCACTAATTTTTAGAATGTGACACTGTTAGGGAGTACTCGGCCTTCTTACTGATAACTCTAAAGGCGTTTTTATACATGAACAAACTCACAAGGTCCAAGCATGGTCCAAATTTGCTATTTCTTGCATGTAGCACACAGCTGGAGATTATCGGTGCATGAGGTGTTCTCACTACTGGAAATACTGCCTGCAGGTAGTATGACatctgttgggtctgttcccacaaaccccgctagttctagagacttattcatcatgaaagaaaacaaggcaacagcgttcgatcgattacttgcgcaagggaggcctcatctgtgtccagcacgaaaatgacccccatgatggcctcctctcgctggcttttattgagagacagttcacacaaaacacagcaaagcaacgccccccgcattgtatgtatatgtgtgaacttctatatgtaagtaggaatgtgtgtgtgtgtgtgtgtgtgtgtgtgtgtgtgtgtgtgtgtgtgtgtgtgtgtgtgtgtgtgtgtgtgtgtgtgtgtgtgtgctgctgatcaaagggtcataaactcaggaagcttagatcaaaagaagtagatcctccagataggatgtatctgcaataaaaccttacagccccctacccagaaccccgagaatctggggggaaggacagtggaatccctttcatcaaagttggcaagcataaaaatgacaaacatttaacaatccactctaacaacATCCACTGGCTTTCTGTAAATTCTCCATGACGTGCACCATTCTCACATGGGCCTAACTGGATATAacagactttttttaaaaacacagctctaatgcataaagtgcatgtgtgaaaacagattTGATATCAATTCTGCTGCAGATTGTTGCTCACAGCATGAAACATTAAGCAGATAAACTAATCACAAAGATAGATCTTTTAACTGATGACACTCAAGTTCCTGTAGATTATTTAACAACTTCTTCGGCTTCTGTAACATCTCCACATAGTTAAGCAAAGACACTTATGTGACTGTAGTTGAGTGCTTTCATCAAACTGCCTCAATTACACAAGCTTGCCATCTTCCAACACTGTCTTGAAGAAATTAATAGCCTATAAAGTCTGATGTGCTTAAAAGATAAATCAGAAGGACAGCTGAACCTCAACCAAATTTCAACCTATAATAGTTACAATCTCAGGACTTTCAATCAGACAAAAcatcaaaatgtaaaatttttatAACATGTCTTGCTTCTCTCCCCGAACATCAACCAATTATGGTCTGTTATTATTGCTGCTTTACTTATTTAGCTACCTAATTGTTAGGAGATTAAACCCTCAATTCACATCCCCAAACAAATTTTCCCCAAAGAGAAAGAAGCTGATTAATAATAACAGAACCACAGTCTTTTGTAAAATCGGTTACAGTGAGAAGTGGCTTTACTTTACTGATGGCACAtaaaattcagttgagctgctTCCAGTTacactttttcattttctaaGATCTTTGTCCAGAACTTACTGGCTGTTCCTTGGTAAAATCTCAATGTcttgaaaacattaaaatacacacgcacacacctgaTGTTTCAGGACAGGTGCCATGCATGAGCCCGAACATGTTCCCACAGGCTTTAGACACGGCGGCCATCTTGGCGAGCACTGGGAGGTTGTGGATGACAAAAGACACCTCACTTCGTTGTTGTCGTGCCAACGTCTGAGCGTGGCCGAGGATGCCAAACCCTGTGATATCGGTCGCTGCGTGAGCATTGAAGGTGTGCATGAGACCCGCAGCTGCAAGCAAAAGACAGTAAGAAAAGCATCATGATGATCAATTTGTTTATTGCCAAAAATTTGCAAACACTCAAGTAATCTGGATGCAATAATATCAACTAGTAATATAATAGAATCTAACGGGTAATAATAATCATTCTTACTAACAAATAACTACTAATTAcgagaaaacaaaataattagAACCACATACTCGGTAATGCTATTGTTAAAATGTAACTGAGAATAATCAAAAGTTTAGGCAGGCAGAAAAAGTCACATGTTCTTAATGGTCTTGCCTGTCCTGTTGAGCCGAGCCATATTCATCATGGCTTCATGGTAGGCCAGCTCTACGTCCTCCTGCGTCACCACCAGCTTGATCTTGTTCCATTTTTCAGGCTTttcagagacacaaagaaagcATAAATAGGCAGTGATGTTACTGGTTATTATTAAACGACAGGTTTTTAACAAAATTATTCAGAAACAAGTTGGCAGACTTACAATATCTAGCCACTGATGCACTGCAACTGCCACTTGTGTTCCAAGTGGTTTGGTCAACACCAACACATCTCCTGGCACTGCATTGTCTGGCCTGAAAAACGTCAGACACAGCATCGTCAAGCTTATTTTAAGGCACCTAAGGAagcaaaaaacagcaaaatatgcaGCAGGAACTCATTCCTACATGATAAACTCATTGGGCTGGCAAACTGTTGTTGCAACCCCTCCCATCACTACCCAGGGGTTGAGCACCGTCTGACCTCCTGTTACAGACGTCCCTGCCTCCTCTGATGCATCTTTGAATCCCTGGATGATCAGTGGCATGACTTTGTCTCTCTCCTGTAAACACAGAAGAATGTCAGAGTCGAGGCTCGGGACATTTTAAATGCACTGATGATAATAAGAGATGTCCCAAACTAATATGATTCCAGTACTAGGGCTATTGCATGAAATATACATTACCTGTCACTTTATTACGTACACCTGTTCCACTGCTCATTGATGCAAATCACATGATtgcaactcaatgcatttaagCATGGAGGCACagtcaagacaacctgctgaagttcaaactgaacatCAGAATGGGCTGATTTAAGATAAAAGCTGATTTAAGTAACTTTGAACATAGTATGGCTGCTGGTAGTCTGAGCATTTCAGAAGccgctgatctactgggattttcctttGTAACCATCTCTAGGGTGTACAGAaaatggtccaaaaaagagaaactatccAGCAAATACTGGATGTCAGACACGGGAGGAGAAACGCCAGACCATTACAAGCCGATAGGAAGACAACAGTAACTctaataaccacttgttactaCCAAGGTCTGCAGACACATCCCTGAAGACACAGCACATCAAACCTGAAGACATCTACACACCAGAGCACTCTAAGACCACACAGgatgccactcctgtcagctaagaacaggaaactgaggctacagttacACAAATTCACCAAAACAGGGCAATAGTAggctggaaaaatgttgcctggtctgatgagtctcaatttgtGGTGGCACACTTGGATGATAAAGGTCAAAATTTGGATGGATTTTTGGATGTGCatccaacaaatctgcagcaactgtgtgaagCCATCATGACCAAAATCTCCCAAGAAATGATTTCAGCACTTTGGTGAATCTCGAAGAATTAAAACATTTGCGAAGCCAAAAGGATGTCTAACCCGGTACTAGTAAAGTGTCCAGCAAATGTACCTTTATTTAAGCAAGATGTGTCTTACTTTCTCTGACATTTTGTTGCTGACTCCCAGAAGCATCAACATGTTGTCACACTCAGTAACTCCCATGGCGTACAGGTCACTTAGAACATTGGCACAAGCAATTCTTCCCTATAGAAAAGAGACCATGAAAATTAATCACACACAGGTTTTGGTATGCAAAGTAATTTAATGAAAGAAAACCAGAAAAGCAATGCTAATGAAGAAGGGAAGGTCCTTACCATCATGTAAGGGTCATCCACAATGGGATAGATGTAGTCTGTTGTCTGGACAAGAGAAAGGCCACCATGCCGGAGGGGGATCACACACGTGTCCATGCCAATGCCTTCATAAAGAATATCTCTCTTAATGTAATATTTTAGAGTGTCTGCACTTGTGACCTGTCCATTTTAAAGCCAAGGTTCAAGTTTTACTTCTTGCCTTTAATTTCTGAGCACCAGCGGAGGTTGGACAAGCTTTAAATTTACAACAATGTTCCCAGTGCTGCCACAAAACTTGTTTTAACCTCAAACAATGACTCTTGTTTCACTTGCTGCTATGCTTAAAAAAAAGCGGGGGGGGGAAGTTGCATTGCTATTAATGTGCTATATGATTTTAAGAATTACCTAATCGAGGCATAACCGCCCCCAGGAACTGTTCATCCTCTTGATAGTGGTTCTCTTGCAGGGTTTCTAGCAGCTTCTGTAACACATCTTGGGGGACCTGTGATTAGAGAAAATTACCACAATTTTGATGCATTATTTCCTCACTAATCTGTGCAAAGAAAATAACACATTCAAGGCAGATTTTTTGATGGACAGCTAACCTTGCAGCCTGTGCCTTTGAGCTCAGCAAACCGTGTGAGCCTGAAGTTCTTGTCCAGCTCATAGCTTTCAGGGTTAAAAGACTCCCTCACAGACATGTCTGAAGAAGCTCTGGGTCCGCACCACTAGAACCACATCAatgactatgaaaaataaataaaactggtgATTAGAGACAGTGTCTGGGTGTCTCAAGAAAATACATGCAAATGTTAAGTTGCACAAATGACACAACACAACAGTGCAATCACATCTGTGCAACATTTCAAGTGAATCAGTGCAAGTACAACATCTGTAGGAGCAACACTGGAAAGAATAAATCAACCAAAATAACTGTAGATTAACTGTCTGCTGGTTGGCATCTCTTTTTTCTGCAATGATAGAAATCTTCTCCCAGAGCTCTGTTGACAAAATATTAGGAACACCTAAGTACATTAGAAGTTACCCCTATAAACATGACTCAAAGATCAGTGTGATATTATTGCAGGCGTGTTGTATTTTGTAATTGAAACAagtttacaaataaataataaaaactgcaTGGCTATTTTAATGCAAAGttgttattaaatgtttttaatttgttaaataCTAGTTTTgataattattttattctttttttaaggcAACGGGGTGTCGGATACCTTTAAAATTG is drawn from Pelmatolapia mariae isolate MD_Pm_ZW linkage group LG7, Pm_UMD_F_2, whole genome shotgun sequence and contains these coding sequences:
- the sephs1 gene encoding selenide, water dikinase 1, which encodes MSVRESFNPESYELDKNFRLTRFAELKGTGCKVPQDVLQKLLETLQENHYQEDEQFLGAVMPRLGIGMDTCVIPLRHGGLSLVQTTDYIYPIVDDPYMMGRIACANVLSDLYAMGVTECDNMLMLLGVSNKMSEKERDKVMPLIIQGFKDASEEAGTSVTGGQTVLNPWVVMGGVATTVCQPNEFIMPDNAVPGDVLVLTKPLGTQVAVAVHQWLDIPEKWNKIKLVVTQEDVELAYHEAMMNMARLNRTAAGLMHTFNAHAATDITGFGILGHAQTLARQQRSEVSFVIHNLPVLAKMAAVSKACGNMFGLMHGTCPETSGGLLICLPREQAARFCAEIKSPKYGEGHQAWIIGIVEKGNRTARIIDKPRIIEVAPQAATQNVNPTPGATS